Proteins encoded in a region of the Uloborus diversus isolate 005 chromosome 1, Udiv.v.3.1, whole genome shotgun sequence genome:
- the LOC129218816 gene encoding uncharacterized protein LOC129218816, which yields MRFKPKHHHPIPTLNDDRTVVNLSNHQLSADEMAVLKRGGNFAVVPKYIPVEDIVANIEAAADKGNATAVLNTKDYQDKIQELLDPDINRSLTKDPTAKILRETNRLIKDSSIPPEIQRNIKKSEALPPRLYGLPKLHKSGVPLRPIVSAIGSPTYEVSKYITSLLKPFIGLSSSFIRDSSDFVQKIQSISLQPSDLLISFDVVSLFTKVPVEDALQLITPLFPPDIAALFKHVLTTTYFQWNTKFYEQRDGVAMGNPLSPVIANFYMEFFEQKALSSATKKTKVWFRYVDDTFAVWSHGEEDLQLFLQHLNSIHPSIQFTMEKESNNQLPSLDVLVTKKEDGTLGHQVYRKPTHADRYLHKNSNHHPRQKMAVINTLTHRAERICEKTHLKEELKHLELAFQANGFTRGEIRRALHPRRSNNEKKPTPSEPLGKVR from the exons atgagattcaagcccAAACACCATCATCCTATTCCTACACTTAATGATGACCGCACTGTGGTCAATTTATCTAACCACCAGCTCTCAGCCGACGAGATGGCCGTGTTAAAAAGAGGGGGCAACTTTGCTGTAGTTCCCAAGTATATTCCGGTGGAAGACATCGTAGCCAACATTGAAGCCG CCGCTGACAAAGGAAATGCCACCGCCGTCCTTAACACCAAGGACTACCAGGACAAGATCCAAGAATTGTTAGACCCCGATATCAACAGGTCCCTAACTAAAGATCCAACTGCGAAAATTCTGCGAGAGACAAACAGACTCATCAAGGATTCGTCAATCCCACCCGAGATACAACGCAACATAAAGAAATCAGAAGCTCTCCCTCCTAGACTCTATGGACTACCGAAGCTCCACAAGTCTGGAGTTCCCCTTCGACCCATTGTAAGCGCCATTGGTTCACCGACATATGAAGTCTCCAAGTACATCACGAGTCTTCTGAAACCATTTATTGGATTATCATCATCTTTCATTAGAGATTCCAGTGACTTCGTTCAAAAAATCCAGTCAATTTCTCTGCAGCCATCCGATTTACTCATAAGCTTCGACGTTGTCTCACTCTTCACAAAAGTACCAGTTGAAGATGCACTACAGCTGATTACTCCACTTTTCCCTCCCGACATCGCAGCCCTTTTCAAGCACGTCCTGACGACCACTTATTTCCAGTGGAACACAAAATTCTACGAACAACGGGATGGAGTTGCCATGGGCAACCCCTTGAGCCCTGTCATCGCTAATTTCTACATGGAGTTCTTCGAACAGAAAGCCCTTTCCTCCGCCACAAAGAAGACCAAGGTTTGGTTCCGATACGTCGATGACACTTTTGCGGTGTGGAGCCATGGAGAAGAAGACCTGCAACTGTTTCTTCAACATCTAAATAGCATTCATCCCAGCATTCAGTTCACCATGGAGAAGGAGAGCAATAATCAGCTGCCTTCCCTCGACGTTCTTGTGACGAAAAAGGAAGACGGGACGCTTGGTCACCAAGTGTACCGCAAGCCCACACACGCAGACCGTTACCTTCATAAGAACTCAAACCACCACCCGAGACAAAAAATGGCTGTCATCAATACCCTAACGCACCGAGCAGAAAGAATCTGCGAAAAGACACATTTGAAGGAGGAACTGAAACACCTTGAGCTAGCATTTCAAGCCAATGGATTCACTAGAGGAGAAATTAGAAGAGCCCTTCATCCCAGGAGGTCGAATAACGAAAAGAAGCCTACCCCATCTGAACCATTAGGgaaagtaagataa